The following proteins are co-located in the Candidatus Cloacimonadota bacterium genome:
- a CDS encoding dihydroorotate dehydrogenase, producing the protein PRLYETDAGLLNSIGLQNSGLDAFIKEKVPIYNKKLTMPLIVSISGASIAEFCAMLERLECCPEISGYEINVSCPNVENEGIAFGREANTVFHLVEALAKLTSKELCIKLSPNVSDISSIAQAAEEAGASSIALINSLYGMAIDYRNGKSFIKKGIAGYTGCGIKPIALALTYKVAQTVKIPILAMGGIYNWRDALEFIWAGASAIALGTANFINPLAAPELIMGLGEFLLAHNKSINELIGKVRT; encoded by the coding sequence CCGAGGTTATACGAAACAGACGCGGGCTTGTTAAACTCCATTGGATTGCAAAATTCGGGATTGGATGCTTTTATCAAAGAGAAGGTGCCAATCTACAATAAGAAGCTTACAATGCCTCTGATTGTTAGTATATCTGGAGCAAGCATAGCAGAATTCTGCGCCATGCTTGAGCGCTTGGAATGCTGCCCGGAAATATCTGGATACGAAATTAATGTATCCTGCCCAAACGTAGAAAATGAGGGCATTGCATTTGGTAGAGAAGCTAATACTGTATTTCATCTTGTAGAAGCTTTAGCCAAGCTTACCAGCAAAGAACTCTGTATAAAATTAAGCCCGAATGTAAGCGATATATCCTCAATAGCCCAAGCTGCCGAAGAAGCAGGAGCAAGTTCCATAGCTCTAATAAATAGTCTGTATGGCATGGCAATAGACTATAGAAATGGGAAATCTTTTATCAAGAAAGGGATAGCAGGTTATACGGGTTGTGGCATAAAACCAATTGCTCTAGCTCTTACATACAAGGTGGCTCAAACTGTAAAGATACCGATATTGGCAATGGGGGGGATCTATAACTGGAGAGATGCGTTAGAATTCATTTGGGCTGGAGCATCAGCTATAGCATTGGGGACAGCGAATTTTATAAATCCTTTGGCAGCTCCAGAGTTGATTATGGGGTTAGGCGAGTTCTTGCTTGCCCATAATAAGAGTATAAATGAATTAATTGGCAAAGTACGCACCTAA